A segment of the Anabrus simplex isolate iqAnaSimp1 chromosome 11, ASM4041472v1, whole genome shotgun sequence genome:
CTTGATAGAGGACCAAAAGATTACCACAGCTCAACACAATTCGGGCTACGTCTCGTTTTAATACTTAGGACCAATGCGTTTTAAAATAGATTTTCTGTCCGCCATTAATTATTGTATATGtccggtttcttggctgaatggtcagctaatTGGCTCCAGCTTCGATTACCGGCCGAGTCGGAGCTGGCTcaagagctgggtgtttgtgttttccttaGTTCACACATCTTCATATAGACACAACTACTAACccccgcagaaacacgcaatagtcattacatccctctgcataggtttggtgtcagggagggcatccgaccgtaaaacagggtcgaGTAATACGAGGGGCGTACActatacactttattttttgtacgtccgggtatggttcatgtttcacttttgaaggtggtgacgtgtaactagtgtctagttccaccgtttggtagcagcacacgcacaggggccaacgaatgcactcgttatAGCCATTTCATagcataggagcagacaacatgggaaagcaaccgtcagggacagcgctatgcgacttggttcctatggaaagaaggcgtgaccactgcagaaacacATCGGCGCTTGATgccagtctgtggagaacatgggccgtcacggaaaacagttttcaactgggtggaaggttggaaaccTTGGAACCAGTTCTGGAGGGAatgtgacaatgtcaacaccagccTACATTGCCCGGGTCAAACAggtcatccaaggaaacaaatgcatcacatttacggaaatggaagcagccacgggaattagccgaaacaccctgcagcggaccgtgcacggccacttacagttggggaaggtgtcatccacgtgggtgcctagactctagaggcgtgtggacgtgtgcagagaacttttgcaacgccatgatcaagatccagccgacttcatggctaggcttgtgactggtgatgagacatggctccattaccatgagccacaaaggaaacaacaatcgatgcaatggaagcataggggcagtccaccgccaaagaaatgttgaacagtgccatcagttggccaGCAAATGGCGTCCGCGTTCTGGGACACAGacggcatcatcctcattgactggctggcatttggggccacgattaacagtgcagcatatgtggcaagcCTTAAGCGCTTACATCGTGCCATTCACAGCAAGCGggcaggaaaatgggctaaaggtgtgcttctgcaacaagataatgcccggccccacaccagccgagagaccaccgctgccattgatcaaatgggattcacggtgctgtcATACCCACCATACTcacccgacttggcaccaagtgattatcacctgttcgggaacatgaagaaacctctgcgtggtcaccgttttgcggattttgcagaactcgACACAGGTGTAAAGGCAttggtacgcagcactccgaaagaatggtttcaggaaggtctggagagactgacaaaagtgcatacagttacaagaaaattatgttgagaaggtggacgtaacaactgatgtgtaatgtacttcattcgGGTAGGAAAATAAAGTGTATAAGAATATAGTAAGCCCTTCGTACATTGTATTTGAAATTCATTATAATATTGTTTGAAGTAGTATAATAATTACTGTATAAGTATAATTTGTTCTCTAATTTTGAAAATCATTCTCAAAATACGTCATACTTCCAATTTTGCATTAATATTGCGAGTTTCATTTTGATGCAGTTTATTAATATTACGGTCCAGTCTATTAGTAATATTCATCCTGCGATGTTTACGCACGGAGCGAAGGTTCCGAGATATGCAAGGGAAAAACTACCATTTCCTTTTCACGAGATAGCAACGTGACAGAACTTCCCAGTCTAAAACTAACAATGCAGTAGAACATTAAACACGAACACAGAATGACTTTTAGCCTTTCATAATCTGttcaaaaagagaaaaagaagcgATTTGTTATCTGCGCTGTTAAAGCCATTCGCTTCGCCCACGCGCATTTCTGTCCTGATAGCGAGGTGGTAAAAGTCGCTTTGTAAGCAAGCTTCGCCACAGCCCTCTGCCAGGCTGGCCAACTTTCGTTTGGTATTTGGATGGTCTTATGCTAAACTGAACCAAGGGAGAACCAGGCAGTATTTGTTCTCTAATTaaggtattatttttattttgcgtaCGTTCTATCCTATCGCGCACAATTTCAATCAAGAAAAAGTAAAGGATCTCGAAAGTCTACGAAAATGTGTCCTCCCTGAAAGCGACATCTGAAGAAGTGAAGGTGATGGCGTGGTAAGGTTCGGCGTCGGAAGAGAATCTACTTTAAATTGTTCAGTGACGATAATTCAGTAATGTTATGAATAGATTCCTTTTAGTTTTGTTTGACCACTAACCACTTGCACAATTCTTTGTATTGATAAAAGAGCAATAAATATATCTtatataaaatatttcttaataacaCTGTCTACTCAAAATGGCTGATACCAAGCAACTAGCTGCGAGGTTTTGGTCATGTAGCTGTTacattgcattcgggagttagtaggttcgaaccccattgtcggcaccctcgaagatgatttccgtggttttctattttcataccagccaaatgtccggctccatgactaaatggttagcatgttgacattcagctttagcagcaatgcagatattgatgagctcaaatgtataaatatagttaataaccaaattgtaacaatgtatcctcatgccatacgaaataaataaaacatgTGTCCCGggagtgtgtgtcgtcttcatcatcatttcatcctcatcacgacgcgcaggccgcctacagacgtcaaatcaaaaagacctacacctggcgagccgaacttgacctcggacactcccggcactaaaaaccatacgccatttcaccaggcaaagctggggctgtaacgtaattaaggccacggtcgcttccttcccactccaatcccatcgtcgccataagacgtatctgtatctgtgcaacttaaaaaaaaaaaaaaaatgctgatgaGTGTAAAGTACTGAACTTCCATATCATTAATAaattaatcaagtaattaaaatgGAACATGATTTTCTTATTATAACTGAAGCCTTCCACAAGTGTAAAAGACACTACTACAGCTACCCTGCGAGTACGACAGAATGCTGTTCCCATTGTGAAGGCGACTTCTGTGGTGCGCGTTGACGAGTAGGTTTGGAATGAAAATATGTGCGGAGAAAAGATAGACAAAGGTGTTAACTAGAGGAGAGGAGATAGATAAGGGACTATAAAAACTGACAGACGAGAGCTGTAAGTACTTGAGAGACCTAAAAGGGTTATTTTTTTAAATCCAACTTCAATTTTTTGGCTCCTCCTTTGCCGTATATTCGGACCATTCTGTTATGCGAATGTGGCGTCAAATGCTCTGTATTTAGACATCTTAACCACCAGCATATGCCCTTTAGTTTCGGACTTATTATTCACAAACCAAATCATAAAGCTCACAACTTGTCTCTCACGTCCGACATTTCAACAATTCGGATCTTATCTCTATGTCCAGGACCATAAACTCGAATGTGAGGTGACGGTTTCGTTACACTAAGGTTCGAATGTGTGTCTATAGACGTCACGTCAAAGGAAAGCTGTGTAATAATCAAGAGCAGATCGCACTCAGATTGCTACGGCGGCTTCCTTTGGAAAGTGTTCGTCACGAATGTAAACGTGAGAGTTGGCAGCCGTGAGTGCATTGATGAGTCGCACCAAGTCTTTATGGCGGTTGCAAAATGGAAGTCATCAAGGAAACTTGTTAAGACACACGTGCCTGCCTGCATCACTAAAGAAGGCACGTCCTTACAGCTACTGAGTAATTCCAGTCGCGTCCGATAACACACAGTGTGTTAATACTGTATCATAAGAACAGGTCAACCAAATGTTAAATGAAGGCACATGTCTCTTTAATTGTCTTTCTCAATCTGAACCGTAGGAAGACTCGTGGGCTGCAAGTATTTCTATAAGAGTTGCATATTTTGCGATATTAGGAGGCCAATCGTCCAATacttattgtaggcctacacagttTCGTTACACACTGTTATGTGCATCAGCTTCAAGCCTTCTATTTGCTACTAAATTCTCAGGAAGTGATGTTATTTAGTAATATTAAAGCTTCAGAATAAGCTAGATTAATAATAGTCATATCTTCTAACCTATTTTTACTTTACGAATATTAACACAAAACCAAGTCCACCAAGATTTAATTACAATAAAGTTATGGTTGTTAAAAATTCAATGATTTCACATCAAGTTTTGGAAAAGTGAGTCTTTGAGCACTGTACGTCTGCAAACAGGCTGGGACTTCACCTTCCTAGAGCGGAACTTCGGTGATGGTAAAGAGCCCTTAGTGATCTCATTATGGGGAACATTACACAAACAGACGAAAATTATGCATCAACATGTTGAAAATCAATCAGAATACGTCATAAAACTAGAGCTCTCAGTAGTATATCGCACAAATTTATCCATCATCTCATCATACTTCCTGCTTGTATACCCATCAtcctctccattattattattattattattattattattattattattatatgatcatgaaacccggtgtcggcacagagcctactgctgtcgaatagcaccgaggggtctgctcaaggcttaaagtctccttccgatggacgaatcaccatcaacagcgccatatgccctaactcggaccaacattctgatggtgaaacatttttccactagcgggactcgaaccagaccatacagacttacaCATGTCTTATGTTTAGCAGTGCTACAAATGGACATTTAGAAACTTGTGACTGAGGATGCACTAAATTGAAATTATTTCCGTAAAAGCGAGTAACTCGTAGCTTTACACCGAATGAAGTGTTGAGCTTGAAAGGAACAATCGGCATAAGTTCTTTCTCACAAAATACTTTCCCTCAAGTTATGAGTAccaactcgtcaacatctttctcctcgaGAGCTACGTCTCTCTACCACCTCGAGTGTAGTTATTGCTCTGAAGAACCTGGTTACATTCGAAACACGTCAGCATTACAAGACCTACCATCCCCAAAATTAAGTATTATAAtgccatttagtggtcgtgaaagtctacgccTTTAaatctgcatcatcatcatcatcatctactactaCTGACGATCTTCTGCTGACCTCTTCATGCCGCATGACAGTTCACCGATGGAGTTGCTGATGTATGGCATCCTTAGCCGCCCCCTGGTTcttctttcccagtactttacctccAATGATAGTTTGAAGAAGACAGTCACGTCTCAGTAAGTGAACAAGGAACtttgtcttcctcttctttatcgcaTTTATTAAACATCAATCCTCCTTTACGTTCTTcaaaacaaggtcatttgttttattatcCACCCAACTTATTTTTGTAATTCTTCttcaaaaccacatttctgcagcctcaagttttgtttcttcctgtttccctaatgtccaggtttcgcatccatagaGTAGCACACTTCATAAGAAATGTCTTCAGAAATGATTTCTGGTCTCCATGAGATGGTTCTTTAGCAATAAGGCTTGTTTTGCTGCCACTATTGTTCTCTTGATTTCCGAAAGGAACCTGATATCGGAAGTAATTACACCACCCAAATAGGAGAATCCTGTGACATGTTCTATCGGTGTGCTATTTaattctaaggatttgttgaatgttcttagcatcttaccCGTATCCTTCTCAGAATTAAAGAGAGCAATATCATCCgcaaagcggatactgtgcacctgaataccataaTTCATCCCTTTCATTTCTCGAACTGCTTTTTCTATGAACAACTAAAAGAGGGCACCTTGTCGTAAtgcttctcttgtagtaccattaatattaacttccgtggTTTGATCTTTATATAGATTTAGAATAAGGCGCCTGTCTTTCCAGTCAAGTCCCATATTCCCCATTACTTGTAAAATCAATTTCCACTCAACATTATCGAAGGCTTTTTTCAAGTCAATAAATGCGTCATAAGTTTTCCTGTTGATTTCTAACCTTTTATTCCAAAATGTTACGTAGTACTAATTAAATATATCCTCCCTAGTTTATTCTTGTGTTCTAAAGCCATATTGATTGTTCTATTTTCCTTCTAATTCTGTCTTTAATGATGATCAGTAAAATCTTAGAAACGTGAGAAAGGATCGCTAATATTCTATAGTTCGAACAATCGCATGCattccctttttcttttttttctttttgagtgTAATTGTTCTACTACTAATAAAATCAGCATTCAATAATCACTTCAAACAATCTGGTTAGTTTGCCTAGACAGCGGAGGATCGCCGTGTTCTATACGGAATGCGTCCCTGGTTCATATGCAGATTGACAGCGGAAGTGTCCAATACCAAGGGGCATTGCACTTGCACGCGCGGCCGCACAGAACGGCTCCACTATACACGGGCCGAGTAGCTGAGagcttgggttcgaaccctacaatCCGCACTTCCCTGCCCTATCGTCGAGTTAGTGCGACCTTAAATTACTGGTAAGAAAAAGAAGTTCCACATCACATACAGCAAGCAAGTATGATTGTGAATTTATGTTCTGTGCGAGTTCGGTCTCGACCATAACAAAACTGTGATTTAAGAAGTCGTGCGGGACTTCTTCCTTGGTACTATTGCTTAGCCTATCTCATCTGAATTTGGATATAAATTGTTAGTTAAGAGTGTTGCTTGTTTTCCTCtgctttcctcttaaaacattctGATTGGACGTGTTTCAGTAAATGTGATACTGATGTTATTACAGACCATGTATTGAAGCCGGCAGCCTCCGAGTTGTAGCGGAACTTCTTACGACGTTGTCTCTTAACAACTTGAAAGCAATTAACAGCGCGTGCCTGGGCTTCTAGTAGCAAGATGTTGCCTACTCACTTCCACAGAAAGGCACGCATCAACATAATCCGGCTTCCACAACAAAGATAGATACAGTTGCGTACAATCCTAAAAGCAGAGCACTCCCGTATACAAGGATACACTGAAGTTGTTGTGGAGGAGGAAGCCTGCAAGGTCGAACTCGCTTTGATGTCGGCTGGGAATGGAATCACTGTGGCTACTATACACAAGTTTGTCCCAAACGTATGTAATGATGAAACATAAGGCTTGCTGACTCATGGGTACCGTGGAATATAAAAATATCTATATTCTAACAATTAATCTACCTACATTAACAATGATTTACAGGTATAGGATAACACTTCTCTATGTTAACATGAGaaatacacgcacacacacacatacaaaagaACAGCCCTCTGATAGCCTATAGCGTTGCCTACGAGACCTAAATGCCCGCGCGTTCTTGTCTACAGTTAATGATGCATGCTTTCCCCTTACACATTCTagagtattctattttattttccattacataatttctttgtgaaattgactattattttgttataaaacAGCAATGTGCAGAAACATGATGTATCTGATGGCATATGGGAAAAGTGTAGTTTATGCTGGGGCTATCTGCTGCAGTGCCAGTTGAATGGTTTACCTATTATGCTTGCATCAAGAGAATGTAGAAAAAATCTGCTGCGCCACAGCGAATGCTTTGTACGATTTTGTAGACTTGAAGGAGAACGCTATGGAGGATCCTCTCGATTAAAAAGAAACCTTTCTTAAGCTTATCATACTTCTGTGGTCGCTAGACCTAAAGCCAGCCTGATTAATTTCGGGTTTCGGCTGGTATTTTAAGACTGGAAAACCTTCCCACTTGCCTGTTCTCTTGGAAAGTCAGCATCTAAGTAACAGagttagtggtaataataataataataataataataataataataataataataacggtgcgGCTGAGAGGACACTCCTCCAGGCAAAGCAAAAGAGACGAGAGTGAGGGACTGAAGAGTGCGAATAGGACAGAAAGAGATGGAGTTCAACCAAAAAGTAAGAGCATCTACTATCTTTCGGAACTTGACGAAACTAACAGCCCGGGTATTCCGAAGGATCAAGGCCAGAGGAATAACACCCACAACTTTTATCAGATCTTCAAATCACAATTAAAAGGGTATCAGGCTCCAGGACTCTTACTTCAGAGATGAAGAAGGGAACTTAGGGATGTACAACATGGAAAATTGTGAAATTTTCGCCAGATACTTCAAAATCCACCATCTAACTCAGTACCACCTGACGAATAAGAAGTGATCCAGATTATTGAAGGGTTGAAGGACAACAAAGCTGTGGATGAAGATGGCATCGCGGCAGAACTGAAATGGGGCCTAGTGAAGTCATAACATCTCTGACTCTATTACTTAGGAACATATGAAAAACTCAGAGGATTCCTGCACACTGCCAGACGGTTCTAATACATCCATTACGTAAGAAACGTGATAGATAACCTGGATGTTAATAATTACAGGGGAATATCTATAGTTTCGGCCGCATACAAGGTTTTCTCTAAAGCATAACTAAACAGAGTAGAAGGTATCCTGGATTAAGAACTCATCAAGCAGACTTCGCAAAGGTAGATAATGTGCGGAAGAGTATCATAAAATACAAGATGCTGGGgcagtttttgttgacttcatTGACAGGTAAACCTTGATGGGTCTGGAGTAGTCAACAAGACAAGAAATTTAATCAGGCAATcagcattttttgttttttgtaaaatgctatttgttcggggcgtcgacctagaaagatcttttgcccctacttgcaccgtatgtgaggaacctgcgtgtattttgtaaatgacggaagtgtatagtgttgaatgtgaggaaagggatgttaaggacgacacaaagacccagtccccaggccagagatattaatcatttacaattaaaaacccctgacccggccggggatcgaacccgggtccggcgggtgacaggcggacgcgttgcctcctacaccacggggccggacatcaGCAATATTTACTCCAAAATAAAGTTTAGGGGAAGATCTTTGGGCCCTTCGAAATCAAAACTGGTGCGAGACGAGGAGGCGGACTCTCACCAATCGTGTTCAACTGTGTTCTGGAAAAAGTCGTTAGGGAATTGTTAACAAAGAGACTCTCAAGGTCTGATCTCATATAATGATACTCGCCAGCGATATAGCAACAGCTAAGAAAGGGAATGAAGAACTCCAGATGATAGCAAAGAAGATTGGGCTTCAAATTTCTTTTGACAAGACTGCGATCATCACCAACATTAAAGAGGCTCCTGAGCTGTTGAAGTTAGGAGACGAAAAATAAGGAGAGTTAAGGAGGttggaaaatactcggtccgctaagaactgcAGAACGCTGGAAATCAAGAACTAATcatgaaatatatcggaacattGAAAACATAACAGAAACGATACGGAAGAGGCGAATGCGATTCTTTCAtgatttatacagaatggatgacagaaAGTTAAGCAAACAGATCGTCAactatctttggaacaagaagtcaacaacaacctggattcatgaagtcaaggaaGATTTGGAAACAAACAATATACgcgaagaagaagcaacagaaagAGATCTTTAGAAAGAAAAGTGTTAAAAATGAAAGGGGTCCCAGGTcggaaaacaggctcaaaatggtccgaggagaggaaaagtcagaagaagaaaatggaacaacaaaggatgaaacaCTGAATTGCCATCTGCACCCACCAGCAATAAGTTTCCAAATATCTTAAATAAGGACTGCGAAATGGAAGTGATGGTGAAAACGAGCGGGTATGTTTAGATGTCGTAGGCAAGGCGAATGGAGATGAGTAGCGGTGGACTTACCCCAACACCTGGCGAGAAGAGATCGTCATAGTCGTCATCACAGAGACTCACCTCCTCTTTCTTGGTCATTTTGGCGGCTCCCCCGGCCTCGAGGTCGGCGTCCACCGCTCTGCCAGTGTTCCTCCTCTTGGTCTGGATCGTGAGCTTGAGGCCTTCCTTGATGAGCTGCGAGCACGTGTGCTGAACACTGGGAGTGGAGATGGAGCCCACGGGGCTACCCAGGGGTGAGCCTGCTCCTGAACCAGAGCTGCTGCTTGTGTCGCTGGAAGGAGGACAAGCCGCCAAACGCGGGATCATGCGTGCAGGGCCGCCGTAGCCGTCGAAAGGGTTCGTCATCGCGATCAGAGAGTTCAGGATCTCGGGCGTTTTGGGCGTCGTGCAGTTGTCTCCCACGGACAGGAGATTCCCACTGCCGCCTGTTGC
Coding sequences within it:
- the Atf3 gene encoding activating transcription factor 3 isoform X1, encoding MYNLNINVATGGSGNLLSVGDNCTTPKTPEILNSLIAMTNPFDGYGGPARMIPRLAACPPSSDTSSSSGSGAGSPLGSPVGSISTPSVQHTCSQLIKEGLKLTIQTKRRNTGRAVDADLEAGGAAKMTKKEEVSLCDDDYDDLFSPGVGLTAEDEERRRRRRERNKIAATKCRLKKRERTVNLVQESEILETQNHDLKSQIQELETQRRRLMDMLNMHSPTCMKNGGQGPPPTPYCADSPVQATYCEPQPSAVAYQHHYPPTTCGFNGGYSSSGVDGGCMA